A part of Chloroflexota bacterium genomic DNA contains:
- the rnpA gene encoding ribonuclease P protein component, with protein sequence MKRKFRLVRRSDFARVRAQGRYWSSALLTLGASPNDLTHSRFGFVVSRRIGKAVRRNRVRRLLREATRLRLARIAPGWDIVLIARGPAAEADFWQIGAALEQVLASAGLLQEAQSEADAHGQSEGT encoded by the coding sequence ATGAAGAGGAAGTTTCGCCTGGTACGGAGATCGGATTTTGCGAGGGTGCGCGCACAAGGGCGCTATTGGTCCAGTGCATTGCTGACCCTGGGAGCCTCGCCCAACGACCTGACCCATTCCAGATTTGGATTTGTCGTGAGCCGCCGCATCGGGAAAGCCGTGCGGCGGAATCGCGTCAGGCGGCTGTTGCGCGAGGCGACGCGCCTGCGGCTGGCGCGCATCGCGCCGGGGTGGGACATCGTGCTAATTGCGCGGGGGCCCGCTGCCGAAGCCGATTTCTGGCAAATCGGCGCGGCCCTGGAGCAGGTGCTGGCGTCAGCCGGCCTGCTCCAGGAGGCGCAGTCGGAAGCCGACGCCCACGGGCAAAGCGAGGGCACATGA
- a CDS encoding YidC/Oxa1 family membrane protein insertase → MDIIVVPIMAALEGIGSALAAIGVPYSLGFAIIIFTLLIKLLTAPLNAKQIKSSKAVQELQPKLQELQKKYKDNKEELAKRQMELYKEAGVNPLGGCLPTLIQFPIWIGLYQALYRLAQSGKLAEGFLWIPSLAEPTNSGWLLQNPANWDLAYVGAYIVLPILTVITQILLQKMMTPKDADPQTSSINQAMMFMPLMFGFFAIQVPSGLSLYWVTMNIFSMVQQYLMTGWGGLAPKKKAEPAQKPKETAKAQPTQKPKETAKAEPAPAAPRPAASPKKGQVTRARKRKR, encoded by the coding sequence ATGGATATAATTGTAGTCCCGATCATGGCGGCCCTGGAGGGCATCGGCTCGGCGCTGGCGGCCATCGGCGTCCCGTACAGTCTGGGCTTTGCCATCATCATTTTCACGCTGCTCATCAAGTTGCTCACCGCGCCGCTCAACGCCAAGCAGATCAAATCCTCCAAGGCGGTGCAGGAACTTCAGCCCAAACTGCAGGAACTGCAGAAGAAGTACAAGGACAACAAAGAGGAACTGGCCAAGCGCCAGATGGAATTGTACAAAGAGGCGGGCGTCAACCCCCTGGGTGGGTGCCTCCCCACGTTGATCCAGTTCCCCATCTGGATCGGCCTGTACCAGGCGCTGTACCGACTGGCCCAGTCGGGCAAACTGGCCGAGGGGTTCTTGTGGATTCCGAGCCTGGCCGAGCCCACGAACAGCGGCTGGTTGCTGCAAAACCCGGCCAACTGGGATTTGGCCTACGTGGGCGCTTACATCGTGCTGCCCATCCTGACGGTCATCACGCAGATTCTGCTGCAGAAGATGATGACGCCGAAGGACGCCGACCCGCAGACCTCGTCCATCAATCAGGCCATGATGTTCATGCCGCTCATGTTCGGGTTTTTCGCCATCCAGGTGCCTTCGGGGTTGAGCCTCTACTGGGTTACCATGAACATCTTTAGCATGGTGCAACAGTACCTGATGACCGGCTGGGGCGGGCTGGCTCCCAAGAAGAAAGCGGAGCCGGCGCAGAAGCCAAAGGAAACGGCGAAAGCGCAGCCCACGCAGAAGCCGAAAGAAACGGCGAAGGCAGAGCCTGCGCCCGCTGCGCCTCGGCCGGCCGCATCACCGAAGAAAGGACAGGTAACTCGTGCAAGGAAACGAAAGCGTTGA
- a CDS encoding ParB/RepB/Spo0J family partition protein — protein sequence MGGDAVAKEKRGLGKGLDALIPSAPVGERPAGGPSEVPISAIAPNPRQPRQQQDPDALRELADSIREHGLIQPLVVSEAEDSLPGAPRYQLIAGERRWLAAQMAGMTHVPVIVKEATPQQSLELALVENIQRADLNPLEEAQAYQQLVDEFGLTQEQVAARVGKSRVAVTNTLRLLRLPDDAKAALLAGEITEGHARALLALGSQELQSQALRLIVRNGLNVRQAEELVRRIQSPPRAKEPPPPPSPEVKSLQSRLEAALNTRVQLERGKKGGRLVIHFYSEEELESICNILLREF from the coding sequence ATGGGAGGTGATGCCGTGGCGAAAGAGAAGCGAGGTCTGGGTAAAGGGCTGGATGCGCTGATTCCGTCGGCGCCCGTGGGCGAGCGGCCCGCTGGCGGCCCGTCTGAAGTCCCCATCTCCGCTATCGCACCCAACCCGCGCCAGCCCCGCCAGCAGCAAGACCCCGACGCCCTGCGCGAACTGGCCGATTCCATCCGCGAGCACGGCCTCATCCAGCCGCTGGTGGTGAGCGAAGCCGAGGACTCGCTGCCGGGCGCGCCGCGCTACCAACTCATCGCCGGCGAGCGGCGCTGGCTTGCCGCGCAGATGGCGGGGATGACCCACGTGCCGGTGATCGTCAAGGAGGCCACGCCGCAGCAGTCGTTGGAACTCGCCCTGGTGGAGAACATCCAGCGCGCCGACCTGAACCCGCTGGAGGAAGCGCAGGCGTACCAGCAACTGGTGGACGAGTTCGGCCTGACCCAGGAGCAGGTGGCCGCGCGCGTGGGCAAGAGCCGCGTGGCCGTAACGAATACGCTGCGCTTGCTGCGTCTCCCCGACGACGCGAAGGCCGCGCTCCTGGCGGGCGAGATCACGGAGGGGCACGCCCGCGCGCTCCTGGCGCTGGGGTCGCAGGAACTGCAATCGCAGGCGTTGCGCCTCATCGTGCGCAACGGGCTGAACGTGCGCCAGGCCGAGGAACTGGTGCGCCGCATCCAGTCGCCGCCCCGCGCCAAGGAGCCGCCTCCGCCGCCTTCGCCGGAGGTCAAGTCGCTGCAGTCGCGCCTGGAAGCCGCGCTGAATACCCGCGTGCAGTTGGAACGCGGCAAGAAGGGCGGCAGGCTGGTGATCCACTTCTACTCCGAAGAGGAGTTGGAGTCCATCTGCAACATCCTGCTGCGCGAATTCTAG
- a CDS encoding protein jag: protein MQGNESVEFTGRTVEEAVEKALAALGKTRDEVEIAVLSEGSRGLLGIGAENARVAVRVVQPPATAEGPSAQIPPAEPAEDEKVVAAAKETLETLLRLMGVKARVEVARNVELPGVDRVPFVLNVESDEDLGILIGRRAETLSALQYLTRLIVGHKTKMWSDFAVDVQQYRVRRGRALQNLAHRMAERVQETHRAVALEAMPPAERRIVHLALRDHPHVVTQSIGEGESRKVMILPKE, encoded by the coding sequence GTGCAAGGAAACGAAAGCGTTGAATTCACCGGCAGGACGGTTGAGGAAGCCGTAGAGAAGGCCCTCGCCGCTTTGGGGAAGACCCGAGATGAGGTGGAGATAGCCGTGTTGTCCGAGGGCAGCCGGGGGCTGCTGGGCATCGGCGCCGAAAACGCGCGGGTGGCCGTGCGCGTCGTGCAGCCGCCCGCGACGGCAGAAGGCCCATCCGCGCAGATTCCCCCCGCCGAGCCTGCCGAGGACGAGAAGGTCGTCGCCGCCGCGAAGGAAACTCTGGAGACCCTCCTGCGCCTGATGGGCGTCAAGGCGCGCGTGGAGGTGGCGCGGAACGTGGAGTTACCCGGCGTGGACCGCGTGCCTTTCGTCCTCAATGTGGAAAGCGATGAGGACTTGGGCATCCTGATTGGCCGCAGGGCCGAGACGCTGTCGGCATTGCAGTACCTAACCCGCCTCATCGTGGGCCACAAGACCAAGATGTGGTCCGACTTCGCCGTGGACGTGCAGCAGTACCGCGTGCGGCGGGGCCGCGCGCTCCAGAACCTGGCCCACCGCATGGCCGAACGGGTCCAGGAGACCCACAGGGCCGTGGCGCTGGAAGCCATGCCCCCCGCCGAGCGCCGCATCGTGCACCTCGCCCTCCGCGACCACCCCCATGTGGTTACGCAGAGCATCGGCGAGGGCGAAAGCCGCAAAGTCATGATCCTGCCAAAAGAATGA
- a CDS encoding PBP1A family penicillin-binding protein, which translates to MAVSAGLPMGEKKRRWGRAAFFAALAVLVLALGLAAAAVLWPVSPEGLLAAAPKPATQILDRNWRVLYEILDPATGLHHSVPLDEIPLHLRQATIATEDATFYSNPGVDVWAIARAAWIDLRGGEVLAGGSTITQQVARILLLSPAERSQRTLWRKLKESFLAYRLARHLSKDQVLELYLNQVYYGNLAYGVEAAAQAYFGKPARELDLAESALLAGLPQSPAAYNPLTNLAAAKERQRVVLGLMVKQGYITEEQAAEAEREILHFAASPFPIAAPHFVMYMRERLAAMLPEETLRSGGLRVYTTLDLDAQLAAEDAVRRHLQKLAERKPGEPDHNVRNAAVVALDPQTGDILAMVGSPDYFSAEIDGAVNAALALRQPGSAIKPITYAAAFARDYSPATMLVDTREAFTTREGDPYVPMNYDLRFHGPVLLRQALPCSYNLVAVKVLQHVGIEALIETARSLGITSLDDSNRWGLALTLGGGEVSLLELTQAYAAFANGGQVVRARAILRVEDAQGRVLAAWEPSPPRQGVSPQVAFLISDVLSDNTARAPAFGEDSPLRLSRPAAAKTGTTTDWRDNWTVGYTPNLAVGVWVGNADNSPMRDVSGITGAAPIWHDVMETLLRGTPTVDFTPPEGLVRVEICADSGLLPNPDCPHRRLEWFIQGKEPTQVCDWHRAVPIDRLSGLVAGPNCPPEFVERRVFTFWPAEALDWVRAQGLPEPPVATCPLHAGGRAAEIPGAQGLALASPDPNGVYRLSAALPAHVQALELSARPLGSAGLNGVTFYVDGAVVGRASDPPYRVMWPMEPGAHVAWAEAALPNGDIIASEVRRFTVLPPDAPPQAAN; encoded by the coding sequence GCCCGAGGGCCTGCTGGCCGCCGCGCCCAAGCCCGCCACGCAGATTCTGGACCGCAACTGGCGCGTCCTGTACGAGATTCTGGACCCCGCCACGGGACTGCATCACAGCGTCCCGCTGGACGAGATTCCCCTGCACCTGCGCCAGGCCACCATCGCTACGGAGGACGCCACGTTCTACTCCAACCCGGGCGTGGACGTCTGGGCCATTGCGCGGGCCGCGTGGATCGACCTGCGGGGCGGCGAGGTGCTGGCGGGCGGCAGCACCATCACGCAGCAGGTGGCCCGTATTTTGCTCCTGTCGCCGGCGGAACGGTCGCAGCGCACGCTGTGGCGCAAACTGAAGGAGAGTTTCCTCGCCTATCGTCTGGCCCGCCACCTGAGCAAGGACCAGGTGCTGGAACTGTACCTGAACCAGGTCTATTACGGCAACCTGGCCTACGGCGTGGAGGCGGCGGCGCAGGCATACTTCGGCAAGCCGGCGCGCGAACTGGATTTGGCCGAGAGCGCGTTGCTGGCGGGCCTGCCCCAATCGCCCGCGGCGTACAATCCGCTGACGAACCTAGCGGCGGCCAAGGAGCGGCAGCGGGTCGTCCTGGGCCTGATGGTGAAGCAGGGCTACATCACCGAGGAGCAGGCGGCAGAAGCCGAACGCGAGATCTTGCACTTCGCGGCGTCGCCGTTTCCCATCGCAGCGCCGCACTTCGTGATGTACATGCGCGAGCGCCTGGCCGCGATGCTGCCTGAGGAGACGCTCCGCAGCGGTGGGCTTCGGGTGTACACGACGCTGGACCTGGACGCCCAGCTCGCCGCCGAGGACGCCGTACGCCGCCACCTGCAGAAACTTGCCGAGCGCAAGCCCGGCGAGCCCGACCACAACGTGCGCAATGCGGCGGTTGTGGCGCTGGACCCGCAGACGGGCGACATCCTGGCCATGGTGGGCAGCCCGGACTACTTCAGCGCCGAGATTGACGGGGCGGTGAACGCGGCGCTGGCCCTGCGCCAGCCCGGGTCGGCCATCAAACCCATCACCTACGCCGCGGCGTTCGCCCGCGACTACTCGCCCGCCACGATGCTGGTGGACACGCGGGAGGCCTTCACGACGCGAGAGGGCGACCCCTACGTGCCGATGAACTACGATTTGCGCTTCCACGGGCCGGTGCTCCTTCGGCAGGCGCTGCCGTGCTCCTACAACCTCGTCGCCGTGAAAGTCTTGCAGCACGTGGGGATTGAGGCGCTGATAGAGACGGCGCGCTCGCTGGGCATCACGTCGCTGGACGACAGCAACCGATGGGGGCTGGCGCTGACCCTGGGCGGCGGCGAGGTCAGCCTGCTGGAACTGACCCAGGCCTACGCCGCCTTCGCCAACGGCGGGCAGGTGGTGCGGGCGCGGGCGATTCTGCGCGTGGAGGATGCCCAGGGGCGCGTCCTCGCGGCTTGGGAGCCGTCGCCGCCGCGGCAGGGCGTGTCGCCGCAGGTGGCCTTCCTCATCAGCGACGTGCTCAGCGACAACACGGCCCGGGCGCCGGCCTTCGGCGAGGATAGCCCCTTGCGCCTGTCGCGGCCCGCCGCCGCCAAGACCGGCACGACCACCGACTGGCGCGACAACTGGACGGTGGGGTACACGCCCAACCTGGCCGTCGGCGTGTGGGTGGGCAACGCCGACAACTCGCCCATGCGCGACGTGTCGGGCATCACCGGCGCCGCGCCCATCTGGCACGATGTCATGGAGACGCTCCTGCGCGGGACGCCGACGGTGGACTTCACGCCGCCGGAGGGCCTGGTGCGCGTGGAAATCTGCGCCGATTCCGGCCTGCTGCCCAACCCCGATTGCCCGCACCGCCGCCTGGAGTGGTTCATCCAGGGCAAGGAGCCGACCCAGGTCTGCGATTGGCATCGCGCCGTGCCGATAGACCGCCTTTCGGGGCTGGTGGCCGGGCCCAACTGTCCGCCCGAATTCGTGGAGCGGCGCGTGTTCACCTTCTGGCCTGCCGAGGCGCTGGACTGGGTGCGGGCGCAAGGACTGCCCGAGCCGCCCGTCGCGACCTGCCCGCTCCACGCTGGCGGGCGGGCCGCCGAGATTCCCGGCGCGCAGGGCCTGGCGCTGGCCTCGCCGGACCCCAACGGCGTGTACCGCCTGAGCGCGGCCCTGCCTGCGCACGTTCAGGCGCTGGAACTGAGCGCCCGCCCGCTGGGCAGCGCCGGCCTGAATGGCGTAACGTTCTACGTGGACGGGGCTGTGGTGGGCCGCGCGTCCGACCCACCGTACCGCGTCATGTGGCCCATGGAGCCGGGCGCGCACGTGGCCTGGGCGGAGGCCGCCCTGCCCAACGGCGACATCATCGCATCCGAGGTCCGCCGGTTCACCGTCCTCCCCCCGGACGCGCCCCCGCAGGCCGCAAATTGA
- the yidD gene encoding membrane protein insertion efficiency factor YidD — protein MKKLILALIRFYQKYISPGLPPSCRFYPTCSHYTYEAVERYGVRKGGWLGIKRLARCQPWNPGGYDPVP, from the coding sequence ATGAAGAAGTTGATTCTCGCGCTCATCCGATTCTATCAGAAGTACATATCGCCGGGCCTGCCGCCCAGTTGCCGCTTCTACCCGACGTGCTCGCACTACACTTACGAGGCGGTGGAGCGCTACGGCGTGAGAAAGGGGGGCTGGCTGGGAATCAAGCGCCTGGCGCGATGCCAACCCTGGAACCCGGGCGGGTACGATCCTGTGCCCTAG
- the rpmH gene encoding 50S ribosomal protein L34, producing MPKRTWQPKVRKRAKTHGFRVRMATLSGRNVLKARRLKGRHRLTV from the coding sequence ATGCCCAAACGAACGTGGCAGCCGAAAGTGCGGAAACGAGCGAAGACACACGGATTCAGGGTACGCATGGCCACCCTGTCTGGACGCAATGTGCTCAAGGCGCGCAGGCTGAAGGGCCGCCACCGACTGACGGTGTAG
- a CDS encoding ParA family protein, producing the protein MTRIYALANQKGGVGKTTTAVNVGAFLAQAGERVLLVDADPQANATSSLGVDKYKTRRSVYDGLVNGIPLEDIVVLSRLLRLDLVPSSPALAGAEVEMVPLERREYLLRKALHPIRGRYDYILIDTPPSLGLLTLNALTAADDGVIIPVQCEYLALEGLSELLRTIDLVRNRLNPLTRVAGVVLTMFDVRTNLAQQVVEQVQKHFGDLVFQTVIPRSVRLGEAPSYGEPILTYAPGSPGALAYEALARELKARG; encoded by the coding sequence ATGACGCGCATCTATGCCCTGGCGAATCAAAAAGGTGGGGTCGGCAAGACGACGACGGCCGTGAACGTGGGGGCCTTCCTGGCGCAGGCCGGCGAGCGCGTCCTGCTGGTGGACGCGGATCCCCAGGCCAACGCCACCAGCAGCCTGGGGGTGGACAAGTACAAGACGCGCCGTTCGGTGTACGATGGCCTGGTGAACGGCATCCCGCTGGAGGACATCGTCGTGCTGTCCAGGCTGCTGCGCCTGGATTTGGTGCCGTCGTCGCCGGCGCTGGCCGGGGCCGAGGTGGAGATGGTGCCCCTGGAGCGCCGGGAATATCTCCTGCGCAAGGCGCTGCACCCCATCCGCGGCCGCTACGACTACATCCTGATTGACACCCCGCCGAGTCTGGGACTGCTCACGCTCAACGCGCTCACGGCCGCCGACGACGGCGTGATCATCCCCGTGCAGTGCGAGTACCTGGCCCTGGAGGGGCTGAGCGAACTCCTGCGCACCATAGACCTGGTGCGGAATCGCCTGAATCCCCTGACGCGGGTGGCGGGCGTGGTCCTCACGATGTTTGACGTGCGCACGAACCTGGCCCAGCAGGTGGTGGAACAGGTGCAGAAGCATTTCGGCGACCTGGTGTTCCAGACCGTGATCCCGCGAAGCGTGCGGCTGGGCGAGGCGCCCTCCTACGGCGAGCCGATTCTCACCTACGCGCCGGGCTCTCCGGGGGCGCTGGCCTACGAGGCGCTGGCCCGCGAATTGAAGGCGCGCGGCTAG
- a CDS encoding ribokinase, with protein sequence MNRPDYLVIGAVTKDVVPQGYRPGGTVTYSSVTVQNLGLQAGVVTRADPTMDFSLLTDKGIWVASAPSAQTTTFENIYDGVRRTQYVRAVADPITGDDVPDAWRSAPIVHLGPLAQEMDEAIVDLFPHALIGVTPQGWMRQWDGTGKVSPKIWERAEFLLPRADVLVISEEDLGGDLRLVESYIRLTRIVVVTNGWKGSTVYANGECRQLPPRVAREVDPTGAGDVYAAAYLVSLYEQGDPFVAARFANVVASFSVEAPGVDSIPTRKQVVDYLAQSGDV encoded by the coding sequence ATGAACAGGCCCGACTATCTCGTCATCGGCGCAGTAACGAAGGACGTCGTCCCGCAGGGCTACCGCCCAGGCGGGACCGTTACCTATTCCTCGGTTACGGTGCAGAATCTGGGCCTCCAGGCGGGGGTCGTTACTCGCGCCGATCCCACCATGGACTTTTCGCTGCTGACCGACAAGGGGATTTGGGTCGCCTCGGCCCCGTCGGCGCAGACCACCACGTTTGAGAACATCTACGACGGGGTCCGCCGCACGCAGTACGTGCGGGCCGTCGCAGATCCCATCACGGGCGACGATGTCCCAGACGCCTGGCGTTCTGCTCCCATCGTGCACCTAGGCCCGCTGGCCCAGGAGATGGACGAGGCCATCGTGGACCTGTTCCCGCACGCCCTCATCGGCGTAACGCCCCAGGGGTGGATGCGGCAGTGGGACGGGACGGGCAAGGTCTCGCCGAAGATTTGGGAGCGGGCGGAGTTCCTGCTGCCCCGTGCGGATGTGCTGGTCATCAGCGAGGAAGACCTCGGGGGCGACCTCCGACTGGTTGAGTCGTACATTCGCCTAACCCGCATCGTAGTTGTAACCAACGGGTGGAAGGGGTCCACCGTCTACGCCAACGGCGAGTGCCGACAGTTGCCGCCCCGAGTCGCGCGCGAAGTGGATCCCACGGGCGCGGGCGATGTGTACGCGGCGGCCTACCTGGTCTCGCTCTACGAGCAGGGCGATCCTTTCGTCGCCGCGCGTTTCGCGAACGTTGTCGCCTCGTTTTCCGTGGAAGCCCCGGGCGTTGACAGCATCCCTACCCGAAAGCAGGTGGTGGACTATCTCGCGCAGTCTGGCGATGTCTAG